CAGCCATGAGCAGGTCGCGGGGGACGAATGCGCGGATTGCGCCACGACGGGCAGCGGCAAGGTAGACATCATCCACACCCAGATCGCCTTCGTGGGCGATTTGAGCGAGGCGCAAAAAGCGCGCCTGGCCCAAATTGCCGACCGCTGTCCCGTGCATCGCACCCTGACCAGCGAAACGAAAATCCGCACATCCGTGTTCTAGCCTGGATAAACCGGACAGAAATTTGCCACGAATGGCACGAATTCATAACTGGCGGCGTGTGCTTCTAACCACTCCCCACTACCCACTGACCACTATTTTCGAAGCCTGCTGAAAGCGTCCCATTGCCCCGTTTCTGAATTTTCCCAAAAAAGAAGCTGGCGGACCTTCCGATCCGCCAGCTATTTTCGACTCCCATTCATACCCCACCTGCCATATCAACGAACGCTGATTGAGGGGAACAAACCACCATTTCGAGGCTGCGTATAGAGCAAACCTACTCACATAACCTTTGGTGTCTGGGGCGATCCACGAATCGCGCTATCCAAGCACACCATTCTTTCAATCTTTGTTTTGGCTCTGACGCGCTGCCTCTGTTGATGCGTGGTTTGTTACTAACTTTATGCTACCATAATCAATAGCAGTAAGAAATGACGAATGTCACCCCAAATCGGTGACTTTTATCATACCGCGGAACGGCATGTGGAACGGTGTCGGATGAACTTCTACGAACAGGTGTATAAGGTTGTGCGGCGTATTCCGCCGGGGAAAGTGACCAGTTATGGGCACATTGCGCGCATGTTGGGCGCACCCAACGCGGCGCGGGCGGTTGGTTATGCGCTACGGGCGCTGAAGGACAGGCAGGACGATCCCACATATGAGGGCGTGCCCTGGCATCGCGTCATTAACAGCCAGGGGCGCATTAGCATTGTCAATCGGGAATTCGGCGCGGAAGAGCAGGCAGCGCGCCTGCGGGCGGAGGGGGTGGTTGTGGATGATGCGTATCGCGTGGACATGGCGCGGTATGCCTGGGGGGGACTGGATTGGTTGGAGATTGATGATCTGCTGCAAGAATCCGCCTGATACGCTAAAATCAGCGCGTGAAACTAATCATCCAGATTCCCTGCCATAATGAAGCGGAGACTTTGCCCCAGGTTTTGAGGGAACTGCCGCGGGAGATTGCCGGCATTTCCCACATCGAAACCCTGGTCATTGACGACGGTAGCAGCGACGACACCGCCGCCATCGCCGCCGCCCACGGCGTCACGCACATCGTGCGCCATCCGCGTAACCTGGGGCTGGCCCGCGCCTTCCAGACCGGCCTGGAAACGTGCCTGCGTCTGGGCGCGGACATCATCGTCAACAGCGACGGCGATAACCAGTATCCAGGCCGCTTCATCCCCGACCTCATTGGCCCCATCCGCGACCGCGAGGCGGACATCGTCATCGGTGATCGCCAGGTTGTCGCCAATCCGTACTTCTCCCCCTTGAAAAAACGGCTGCAGAAATTTGGCAGCGCCGTCGTGCGCAGCGTCAGCGGCACGGACGTGCCGGACACCGTCAGCGGTTTCCGCGCCTACTCGCGGGAGGCGGCACTGCGGCTGAACGTCCTCAGCAAGTTTAGTTACACGTTGGAGACGATTATCCAGGCGGGGAAGATGGGGCTGACGATCCTCAGCGTGCCCGTGGTCACGAATCCGCCCACGCGCCCTTCCCGTTTGCAGCGGAATACGTGGCACTTCGTCAAGGCGCAGGCGAGTACGATCTTGCGTGTGTATGCGTTTTATGAACCACTGCGCACCTTTGCGTACCTGGCGGCTCCGTTTGTGAGTGCCGGCATTTTCCTCATCCTCCGCTTCCTTTACTACTACCTCTTCACCGCTGAACGCGGCGTAGGCCGCTTCAGTCAGTCCGTCACCCTGGGCACAGGCTTCTTTCTCGTGGGCATCATCGTGCTACTGTTCGGCATTCAGGCGGATATTGCCGGCAAACACCGCCAACTCACCCAGGAAACCCTTTACCGCCTGCGCAAAATGGAAATAGCCGTCGGCGCTCCGTTGCCAGTGGACAACCCATCACCAGAAGCAGAAAACAACAACAAGGTATGAGGTATGAGGTATGAAGTATGGCCTCATACCTCATCCCTCATCCCTCATCCTTCATCCCTCACCAGGAGTTCCCATGACCACCATCACCCTTCCCGCCGTTTCCCTGCAACCGGGCACCGTTGCCTTCCTCCAACGCAGCCCGCATAAACTGTTCATCAACAACGAATGGACCGCCC
The Ardenticatenales bacterium genome window above contains:
- a CDS encoding MGMT family protein, with the translated sequence MNFYEQVYKVVRRIPPGKVTSYGHIARMLGAPNAARAVGYALRALKDRQDDPTYEGVPWHRVINSQGRISIVNREFGAEEQAARLRAEGVVVDDAYRVDMARYAWGGLDWLEIDDLLQESA
- a CDS encoding glycosyltransferase family 2 protein — translated: MKLIIQIPCHNEAETLPQVLRELPREIAGISHIETLVIDDGSSDDTAAIAAAHGVTHIVRHPRNLGLARAFQTGLETCLRLGADIIVNSDGDNQYPGRFIPDLIGPIRDREADIVIGDRQVVANPYFSPLKKRLQKFGSAVVRSVSGTDVPDTVSGFRAYSREAALRLNVLSKFSYTLETIIQAGKMGLTILSVPVVTNPPTRPSRLQRNTWHFVKAQASTILRVYAFYEPLRTFAYLAAPFVSAGIFLILRFLYYYLFTAERGVGRFSQSVTLGTGFFLVGIIVLLFGIQADIAGKHRQLTQETLYRLRKMEIAVGAPLPVDNPSPEAENNNKV